In Brassica napus cultivar Da-Ae unplaced genomic scaffold, Da-Ae ScsIHWf_77;HRSCAF=142, whole genome shotgun sequence, one DNA window encodes the following:
- the BNAC07G46450D gene encoding uncharacterized protein BNAC07G46450D has product MRPFGLIFTVMFLVSAFSESRTADCRVLLGGSWEDIGQSKNHGVDLRSKELLGVVIRGYKRLRSISSAGERMHTMASGPSRRGAGH; this is encoded by the coding sequence atgagacCCTTTGGTTTGATCTTTACGGTCATGTTCTTGGTCTCAGCCTTTTCGGAATCAAGAACCGCCGATTGCAGAGTTCTCCTTGGTGGTTCATGGGAGGATATAGGTCAATCTAAGAATCACGGAGTTGATTTGCGAAGTAAAGAATTGTTAGGGGTCGTGATACGTGGTTATAAAAGGCTACGATCGATCTCTTCAGCTGGAGAGAGGATGCACACAATGGCTTCAGGACCGAGCAGGAGAGGTGCTGGTCACTAA
- the LOC106407641 gene encoding cytochrome P450 81D11-like — translation MWFNLPHTNKDRSKTVKQQTKEKMDFNPILLLSFLLILISIKFLFKNSTRKLNLPPSPAYSLPFIGHLYLLKHPVQRTLLSLSQSLGDTPIFHLRLGNRLVYVVSSHSVAEECFTRNDVVLASRPELIMGKHVAYDSTIMIAAPYGDHWRNLRRVAAVEIFSSHRVNTFMSIRKDEIRRLISHLSRNSLHGFAEVEMKSLLANLAFNNIIRMVAGKRYFGSGTEDNDEAKVVRELISEAVAGAGAGNLADYLPIIRWVTDVEKRAKLLGKRFDGFLQKLVDEKRAEKERGQTLIDHLLSLQETQPEYYTDIIIKGIIISLVIAGTDTSSITLEWALSNLLNHPKILEKARAEIDDKIGSDRLIDESDIENLPYLQYIVSETLRLYPPVPLLLPHYSSDDCKVAGYDMPRGTMLLTNVWAMHRDPGVWEEAERFKPERFEKEGEAQKLMPFGMGRRACPGVELGKRLVSLALGCLIQCFEWERVGEELVDMMEDKGLTMPKAIPLRAKCKSRVVTRKMTQSM, via the exons AATTCTTGTTCAAAAACTCGACTCGGAAACTGAATCTTCCTCCTTCACCTGCTTACTCTTTACCGTTTATCGGCCACCTCTATCTCCTCAAGCACCCTGTCCAGCGAACACTCCTCTCCCTCTCTCAATCACTAGGAGATACTCCTATCTTCCACCTCCGCCTAGGAAACCGCCTCGTCTACGTCGTCTCCTCGCATTCTGTAGCGGAAGAATGCTTCACAAGAAACGATGTCGTTCTAGCGAGCCGTCCCGAGCTCATCATGGGGAAACACGTCGCCTACGACTCCACCATCATGATTGCAGCTCCTTACGGCGACCACTGGAGAAACCTCCGCCGCGTCGCCGCCGTCGAGATATTCTCTTCTCATAGGGTCAACACCTTCATGTCTATCCGTAAAGACGAGATCCGACGGCTCATATCACACCTGTCGAGAAACTCTTTACAC GGGTTTGCTGAAGTGGAGATGAAATCATTATTAGCCAACTTGGCTTTCAACAATATCATCAGGATGGTAGCCGGAAAACGATATTTCGGTAGTGGCACAGAAGACAATGACGAGGCCAAAGTTGTGAGGGAACTTATATCGGAGGCGGTGGCCGGCGCTGGTGCTGGAAATCTAGCTGACTATCTTCCCATCATACGTTGGGTCACAGATGTTGAAAAACGGGCCAAACTTTTGGGTAAACGGTTCGATGGATTCTTGCAAAAACTGGTTGATGAGAAACGTGCAGAGAAAGAAAGGGGTCAAACCTTGATCGATCACTTGCTTTCCCTCCAAGAAACCCAACCCGAGTATTATACTGATATCATCATCAAAGGAATCATAATC TCTCTGGTAATTGCGGGGACAGACACATCCTCAATAACTCTAGAATGGGCATTGTCCAATTTGTTGAACCATCCAAAGATACTTGAGAAAGCAAGAGCAGAAATAGATGATAAAATTGGTTCAGACCGGTTAATTGACGAATCAGACATTGAAAATCTCCCTTATCTCCAGTACATCGTGTCTGAAACATTGCGTTTGTACCCACCGGTTCCTCTACTCCTCCCACATTATTCATCGGATGATTGTAAAGTGGCGGGATACGATATGCCACGTGGCACAATGTTGTTAACAAACGTGTGGGCTATGCATAGAGATCCTGGTGTATGGGAAGAGGCAGAGAGGTTCAAGCCGGAGAGGTTCGAGAAAGAAGGAGAGGCTCAAAAGCTAATGCCGTTTGGGATGGGACGACGAGCTTGTCCTGGAGTTGAGCTTGGGAAGCGTCTAGTGAGCCTGGCTCTTGGGTGTTTAATTCAGTGTTTCGAGTGGGAGAGAGTTGGTGAAGAACTTGTGGACATGATGGAAGACAAAGGGCTCACTATGCCTAAAGCTATTCCATTGCGAGCCAAGTGCAAGTCACGTGTCGTTACCCGTAAAATGACACAGTCTATGTAA